A DNA window from Methylobacterium sp. NMS14P contains the following coding sequences:
- a CDS encoding amino acid ABC transporter permease, translating to MLSNFDFSVIVSSLPYLFGQGMVFTVTLTAMAAVGGVIIGTLLAMARLSGIPGLWHLAKGYVELCRSLPLVLVIFWFYFLVPYIGAYLTGSSTPIQVGAFPSALITFMAFEAAYFSEIMRAGIQSIPKGQTAAAQALGMNYWQTMGNVILPQAFRNMLPLLLTQTIILFQDTSLVYVLSLTDFMGAASKVAQRDGRLVEMYVFAAVVYFAICFSASYLVRRLQRRVAIIR from the coding sequence ATGCTCTCGAATTTCGACTTCTCCGTCATCGTCTCGTCCCTGCCCTACCTGTTCGGTCAGGGCATGGTCTTCACCGTGACGCTCACCGCCATGGCCGCCGTGGGCGGGGTGATCATCGGCACGCTGCTGGCGATGGCGCGCCTGTCGGGCATTCCCGGCCTGTGGCACCTCGCCAAGGGCTACGTCGAGCTCTGCCGCTCGCTGCCGCTGGTTCTGGTGATCTTCTGGTTCTACTTCCTGGTGCCGTATATCGGCGCCTACCTGACCGGATCCTCGACGCCGATCCAGGTCGGCGCCTTCCCGTCGGCCCTGATCACCTTCATGGCCTTCGAGGCGGCCTACTTCTCGGAGATCATGCGCGCCGGCATCCAGTCGATCCCGAAGGGCCAGACGGCCGCCGCCCAGGCCCTCGGGATGAACTACTGGCAGACCATGGGCAACGTGATCCTGCCCCAGGCCTTCCGCAACATGCTGCCGCTGCTGCTGACGCAGACCATCATCCTCTTCCAGGACACGTCGCTGGTCTACGTGCTCTCGCTGACCGACTTCATGGGCGCCGCCTCGAAGGTCGCCCAGCGCGACGGCCGTCTCGTCGAGATGTATGTCTTCGCCGCGGTGGTCTATTTTGCGATCTGCTTCTCGGCCTCGTACCTCGTGCGCCGCCTGCAGCGCCGCGTGGCCATCATCCGCTGA
- a CDS encoding amino acid ABC transporter ATP-binding protein has translation MIAIDNISKWYGDFQVLTNCSTQVAKGEVVVVCGPSGSGKSTLIKCVNALEPFQKGQITVAGTKVADKATNLPKLRSRVGMVFQHFELFPHLSITENLTIAQRKVLGRSGEDAKKRGLDLLARVGLGAHANKFPGQLSGGQQQRVAIARALAMNPVVMLFDEPTSALDPEMVGEVLDVMVELAKEGMTMMVVTHEMGFARKVADRVIFMDRGEIVEDARKDEFFGSPRSERAQTFLSKILQH, from the coding sequence ATGATCGCCATCGACAACATCAGCAAATGGTACGGCGACTTCCAGGTTCTGACGAACTGCAGCACCCAGGTCGCCAAGGGCGAGGTCGTGGTCGTCTGCGGACCCTCGGGCTCGGGCAAGTCGACCCTGATCAAGTGCGTCAACGCCCTGGAGCCCTTCCAGAAGGGCCAGATCACGGTGGCCGGCACCAAGGTGGCCGACAAGGCCACCAACCTGCCGAAGCTCCGCTCGCGAGTCGGCATGGTGTTCCAGCACTTCGAGCTGTTCCCGCACCTGTCGATCACCGAGAACCTGACCATCGCCCAGCGCAAGGTGCTCGGCCGCAGCGGCGAGGACGCCAAGAAGCGCGGCCTCGACCTGCTCGCCCGGGTCGGCCTGGGCGCCCACGCGAACAAGTTCCCGGGCCAGCTCTCGGGCGGTCAGCAGCAGCGCGTCGCCATCGCCCGGGCCCTCGCCATGAACCCGGTGGTGATGCTGTTCGACGAGCCGACCTCGGCCCTCGACCCCGAGATGGTCGGCGAGGTGCTCGACGTGATGGTCGAGCTCGCCAAGGAGGGCATGACCATGATGGTCGTGACCCACGAGATGGGCTTCGCCCGCAAGGTCGCCGACCGGGTGATCTTCATGGATCGCGGTGAGATCGTCGAGGATGCCAGGAAGGACGAGTTCTTCGGCAGCCCCCGCTCCGAGCGCGCGCAGACCTTCCTGTCGAAGATCCTGCAGCACTGA
- a CDS encoding gamma carbonic anhydrase family protein encodes MTPDLILPYDGVQPDFASRPVWCGRGSTVIGAARIGAQAWIGDEAVIRADGQTVTLGDRFWLGHRSTVHIATRTHGTRVGDRVTVGRNSVVHACTLGSDVVVEDDVVILDGAEVGDGAVIEAGATVFPRASLPGGFAYAGSPARPSRAIGSDEVAERAERVRERMGDGPALPPRDAPEIEDSVFVARTARLRGRVSLGAGASVLFCCDLNAEVGPIVVGADTNIQDNTVIRPRADGVVIGRDTTIAHNVRIADCRIGARALIGIGATIASGTLIADDVMLAAGATTDPGQILEAGYLWGGRPARILAPLDAEKRAMMIRIVEGYCRHGREYRAAQEALA; translated from the coding sequence GTGACCCCCGACCTGATCCTACCCTACGACGGCGTCCAGCCGGACTTCGCCAGTCGCCCCGTCTGGTGCGGCCGCGGCAGCACGGTGATCGGCGCGGCCCGGATCGGCGCGCAGGCCTGGATCGGCGACGAGGCGGTGATCCGCGCCGACGGCCAGACCGTCACCCTCGGCGACCGCTTCTGGCTCGGCCACCGCTCGACGGTGCACATCGCCACCCGGACGCACGGCACCCGGGTCGGCGACCGGGTCACGGTCGGGCGCAACAGCGTCGTCCACGCCTGCACGCTCGGCTCCGACGTCGTCGTCGAGGACGACGTGGTGATCCTCGACGGCGCCGAGGTCGGCGACGGCGCGGTGATCGAGGCCGGCGCGACCGTCTTCCCCCGGGCGTCGCTGCCCGGCGGCTTCGCCTACGCGGGCAGCCCGGCCCGTCCCAGTCGCGCGATCGGATCCGACGAAGTCGCCGAGCGTGCCGAGCGGGTGCGCGAGCGGATGGGCGACGGGCCCGCGCTTCCGCCCCGGGACGCGCCGGAGATCGAGGACAGCGTCTTCGTGGCGCGCACCGCCCGCCTGCGCGGGCGGGTGAGCCTCGGCGCCGGCGCGAGCGTGCTGTTCTGCTGCGACCTGAACGCGGAGGTCGGACCGATCGTGGTCGGCGCGGACACCAACATCCAGGACAACACGGTCATCCGCCCCCGGGCAGACGGGGTCGTCATCGGGCGCGACACCACCATCGCCCACAATGTCCGGATCGCCGATTGCAGGATCGGGGCGCGGGCGCTGATCGGCATCGGCGCCACGATCGCCTCAGGAACCCTGATCGCCGACGACGTCATGCTGGCGGCCGGGGCCACCACCGATCCCGGGCAGATCCTGGAGGCCGGCTACCTCTGGGGCGGCCGCCCGGCCCGCATTCTCGCGCCCCTCGACGCCGAGAAGCGCGCCATGATGATCCGCATCGTCGAGGGCTACTGCCGGCACGGTCGGGAATACCGGGCCGCGCAGGAGGCGCTGGCCTGA
- a CDS encoding molybdenum cofactor biosynthesis protein MoaE, translating into MSVPVPSVGIQAEPFDTAAEIAGLSAALGGRAGAVVTFTGLCRDEGGRLTALELEHYPGMAEAEIRRVADEAMARWPLQALRVIHRHGLVRPGDGIVLVVTAASHRVAAFEAADFLMDYLKTRAPFWKREHLADGTTGGWVDATAQDEAAAGRWG; encoded by the coding sequence ATGAGCGTCCCCGTCCCGAGCGTCGGCATCCAGGCCGAGCCCTTCGACACCGCCGCCGAGATCGCCGGCCTGAGCGCCGCGCTGGGCGGCCGGGCCGGCGCCGTCGTGACCTTCACCGGCCTGTGCCGGGACGAGGGCGGCCGGCTGACAGCCCTGGAGCTGGAGCACTACCCCGGCATGGCCGAGGCCGAGATCCGGCGCGTCGCCGACGAGGCGATGGCCCGCTGGCCGCTCCAGGCCCTGCGGGTGATCCACCGGCACGGCCTGGTCCGCCCGGGCGACGGCATCGTGCTGGTGGTCACCGCCGCCAGCCACCGGGTCGCGGCCTTCGAGGCCGCGGACTTCCTGATGGACTACCTCAAGACTCGCGCCCCGTTCTGGAAGCGGGAGCACCTCGCCGACGGCACGACCGGCGGCTGGGTCGACGCGACCGCCCAGGACGAGGCCGCGGCCGGCCGCTGGGGCTGA
- a CDS encoding AI-2E family transporter codes for MSDSRLQEQDGPVGSWRGAAPMAASGIAVVCFVAALALAWMSAGTLLLIFAGVLLGVFLDGLTRGLGRVLPLPRGLRLSIASLAVAVAVIGFGSYGGATIVQQGRDLGTTIKNQAGTVTGWLSERGIDVPSLAPEGGGKDGSTDSGQREGGLGGLANGLLKGSSSIVSDAGSVLGPAAAVILGLFDALGNVLVIAFLGLAFAADPKAYRDGVVRFVPPAKRWRASQVLDGAGETLRHWLFGQLIIMAVIFLCTWAGLAFLGIGGALILGLQAGLLAFVPTVGPLVAGLVIVLAALASGTKAVIGAVGVYLAVQCLESYGLTPFIQKRALDIPPATIFAGQLILGVIFGLWGIALALPLMAVIKVLLEQLYVEDTLHEQPSS; via the coding sequence ATGTCGGACAGCAGGCTTCAGGAACAGGACGGCCCGGTCGGGTCCTGGCGCGGGGCGGCGCCGATGGCGGCCTCCGGGATCGCCGTGGTGTGCTTCGTGGCGGCGCTGGCCCTGGCCTGGATGTCGGCCGGCACGCTCCTGTTGATCTTCGCCGGGGTGCTACTCGGCGTGTTCCTCGACGGCCTGACCCGCGGGCTCGGCCGTGTCCTGCCCCTGCCGCGGGGATTGCGGCTGTCCATCGCCAGCCTCGCGGTCGCCGTCGCGGTGATCGGCTTCGGGAGCTACGGCGGCGCCACCATCGTGCAGCAGGGCCGCGATCTCGGGACGACGATCAAGAATCAGGCCGGGACCGTCACGGGCTGGCTGTCCGAGCGCGGCATCGACGTGCCGAGCCTCGCGCCGGAGGGCGGTGGTAAGGACGGCTCGACGGATTCGGGCCAGCGCGAGGGGGGGCTCGGCGGCCTCGCGAACGGACTCCTGAAGGGCAGCAGCTCGATCGTCTCGGATGCCGGCAGCGTCCTGGGGCCGGCCGCGGCCGTGATCCTCGGCCTGTTCGACGCCCTCGGCAACGTCCTGGTGATCGCCTTCCTGGGGCTCGCCTTCGCGGCCGACCCGAAGGCCTACCGGGACGGCGTGGTCCGGTTCGTGCCGCCGGCGAAGCGCTGGCGCGCCAGCCAGGTCCTCGACGGGGCCGGCGAGACCCTCCGCCACTGGCTGTTCGGCCAGCTGATCATCATGGCGGTGATCTTCCTGTGCACCTGGGCCGGCCTCGCCTTCCTGGGTATCGGCGGCGCGCTGATCCTGGGCCTGCAGGCGGGCCTGCTCGCCTTCGTGCCCACGGTCGGGCCGCTGGTGGCGGGCCTCGTCATCGTCCTGGCCGCCCTGGCCTCGGGCACCAAGGCGGTGATCGGCGCGGTCGGCGTCTATCTCGCGGTCCAGTGCCTGGAGAGCTACGGCCTGACGCCGTTCATCCAGAAGCGGGCGCTCGACATCCCGCCGGCCACGATCTTCGCCGGCCAGCTGATCCTCGGCGTGATCTTCGGGCTGTGGGGCATCGCCCTCGCCCTGCCGCTGATGGCGGTGATCAAGGTCCTGCTGGAGCAGCTCTACGTGGAGGACACGCTCCACGAGCAGCCGAGCAGCTGA
- a CDS encoding amidase, with the protein MLSLLDLRARIEAGTLTPAGAIDLCRAAIAAREPDLRALVTLDAAPAIPETGPLAGIAVGVKDIIDSAGLPSQMGSPIYAGWMPRGDAAVVSRLKQLGAVALAKTTTTAFASSDPTETVNPHDPGHTPGGSSAGSAAAVGAGMLPLALGTQTAGSVIRPASFCGCAAVKPSFRLIPTVGVKTYSWALDTVGLFAAGVADVAHALALVTGRPEIERAEAGSAPRIAVVRQDFAGPPEPEAEAALTRARQAAERSGARVSDLALPTELAQAWERHRLIQNYEGRLALAWEYDTQADALPPRTRAHLDDGATISPAQYDDGRRHGHHARRVLKGLFADYDAILTFSAPGPAPATLVSTGDPRFNQLWTLMGVPCVNVPVPGHRLPVGVQVIGRFGDDGRALAVARMIEAALRG; encoded by the coding sequence ATGCTCTCGCTTCTCGACCTCCGCGCCCGCATCGAAGCCGGCACCCTGACGCCCGCGGGCGCGATCGACCTGTGCCGCGCCGCGATCGCCGCGCGGGAGCCGGACCTGCGCGCGCTGGTCACCCTCGACGCGGCCCCGGCGATCCCCGAGACCGGGCCGCTCGCCGGCATCGCGGTCGGCGTGAAGGACATCATCGACAGCGCGGGCCTGCCGAGCCAGATGGGCTCGCCGATCTACGCGGGCTGGATGCCCCGGGGCGACGCCGCGGTCGTGAGCCGGCTGAAGCAGCTCGGCGCCGTCGCCCTCGCCAAGACCACCACGACGGCCTTCGCGAGCAGCGATCCGACCGAGACGGTCAACCCGCACGATCCCGGCCACACGCCCGGGGGCTCCTCGGCGGGCTCGGCCGCCGCCGTCGGCGCCGGGATGCTGCCGCTGGCCCTGGGCACGCAGACGGCGGGCTCGGTGATCCGGCCCGCGAGCTTCTGCGGCTGCGCGGCGGTGAAGCCGTCGTTCCGGCTGATCCCCACGGTCGGCGTGAAGACCTACTCGTGGGCCCTCGACACGGTCGGGCTGTTCGCCGCCGGGGTCGCGGACGTCGCGCACGCCCTCGCGCTCGTCACCGGGCGGCCGGAGATCGAGCGGGCGGAGGCGGGCTCGGCGCCGCGCATCGCCGTGGTGCGGCAGGACTTCGCCGGCCCCCCCGAGCCGGAGGCCGAGGCCGCGCTCACCCGCGCCCGGCAGGCGGCCGAGCGGTCCGGGGCGCGGGTGAGCGACCTCGCCCTGCCGACGGAGCTGGCGCAGGCCTGGGAGCGCCACCGTCTCATCCAGAACTACGAGGGACGGCTGGCGCTGGCCTGGGAGTACGACACGCAGGCCGACGCGCTGCCGCCGCGCACCCGCGCGCATCTCGACGACGGGGCCACGATCAGCCCGGCCCAGTACGACGACGGGCGCCGCCACGGCCATCACGCCCGGCGGGTGCTGAAGGGCCTCTTCGCCGATTACGACGCGATCCTGACCTTCTCGGCGCCGGGCCCGGCACCCGCGACCCTGGTCTCGACCGGCGACCCGCGCTTCAACCAGCTGTGGACGCTGATGGGCGTGCCCTGCGTGAACGTGCCGGTGCCCGGACACCGCCTGCCGGTGGGCGTCCAGGTGATCGGCCGGTTCGGCGACGACGGCCGGGCCCTGGCGGTGGCCCGGATGATCGAGGCCGCGCTGCGCGGCTGA
- a CDS encoding extensin-like domain-containing protein has protein sequence MWRGVSLFSALALFGAGLTACSINHFERREPWRDQAEQVCLAKKLVEPSEYITPIAAMDGPGPCGMQQPFRVTRLGGGSVLLKQRMTLGCPALAEAEAWLADTIQPAANLYFGVPVAEINAGSYSCRGRNNQPGAKLSEHGFGNAIDVMSIKLADGHVITVKGGWRGTEAEQGFLREIFLGACQRFTTVLAPGSNVFHYDHIHVDLARHDPRGLRRICKPLIKFTPQLGTGAERPLSRPIPPQRQPAGPQAPVDVEEDDPYGVSPMSKAGSATQVARAPARPLDRPAAASAYTAAPPARPAPRVAAAPEEPAQEYDEPLQLGAPPSAEPIY, from the coding sequence ATGTGGCGTGGCGTATCCCTGTTCTCGGCCCTTGCGCTGTTCGGTGCGGGCCTCACCGCGTGCTCGATCAACCATTTCGAGCGACGCGAACCGTGGCGCGATCAGGCGGAGCAGGTCTGCCTGGCCAAGAAGCTCGTCGAGCCCTCGGAGTACATCACGCCCATCGCGGCGATGGATGGTCCGGGGCCTTGCGGCATGCAGCAGCCCTTCCGGGTGACGCGGCTCGGGGGCGGCTCGGTGCTGCTGAAGCAGCGGATGACGCTGGGCTGCCCGGCGCTGGCCGAGGCCGAGGCGTGGCTCGCCGACACGATCCAGCCGGCCGCCAACCTCTACTTCGGCGTGCCGGTGGCCGAGATCAACGCCGGCTCCTATTCCTGCCGCGGCCGCAACAACCAGCCCGGCGCCAAGCTCTCCGAGCACGGTTTCGGGAACGCGATCGACGTCATGTCGATCAAGCTCGCCGACGGCCACGTGATCACCGTCAAGGGCGGCTGGCGCGGCACGGAGGCCGAGCAGGGCTTCCTGCGCGAGATCTTCCTGGGCGCCTGCCAGCGCTTCACCACCGTGCTGGCGCCCGGCTCGAACGTGTTCCACTACGACCACATCCACGTCGATCTCGCCCGGCACGACCCGCGCGGCCTGCGCCGGATCTGCAAGCCGCTGATCAAGTTCACGCCGCAACTCGGCACCGGCGCCGAGCGGCCGCTGAGCCGTCCGATCCCGCCGCAGCGCCAGCCCGCCGGCCCTCAGGCGCCGGTGGATGTCGAGGAGGACGATCCCTACGGCGTGTCGCCGATGTCGAAGGCCGGGAGCGCGACCCAGGTCGCCCGGGCGCCTGCCCGGCCCCTCGACCGCCCGGCCGCGGCCTCGGCCTACACCGCGGCGCCGCCCGCGCGGCCGGCGCCCCGGGTCGCCGCCGCCCCCGAGGAGCCCGCGCAGGAGTACGACGAGCCGCTGCAACTCGGCGCGCCGCCGAGCGCGGAGCCGATCTACTGA
- a CDS encoding ribonuclease T2 family protein, translating into MRGRVAGLAGLLLAGSVAAPAAAQDYGGFGRQGTPGDFNFYVLALSWSPTYCAGPGARQDAVQCAPGRGLGFVVHGLWPQYASGYPQNCSAVNRAPTRQAMEVAGQVYPSEGLARYEWRKHGTCSGLDPTAYFAAARAARLAVAIPDGLKGGSSPQTLAPIEIARQFVAANRGLRPDMMAVTCTRGQLQEVRICFGKDLRGFTPCPEVARGNCRAPEVSLDAAR; encoded by the coding sequence ATGCGCGGGCGCGTCGCCGGCCTCGCGGGCCTGCTCCTCGCCGGGTCGGTCGCCGCCCCGGCCGCCGCCCAGGATTACGGCGGCTTCGGACGCCAGGGCACGCCCGGCGACTTCAACTTCTACGTGCTCGCCCTGTCGTGGTCGCCGACCTACTGCGCGGGGCCGGGCGCCCGCCAGGACGCCGTCCAGTGCGCCCCCGGGCGCGGCCTAGGCTTCGTCGTCCACGGCCTGTGGCCGCAATATGCGAGCGGCTACCCGCAGAACTGCTCGGCGGTGAACCGCGCGCCGACCCGGCAGGCCATGGAGGTCGCCGGGCAGGTCTACCCGAGCGAGGGTCTGGCCCGCTACGAGTGGCGCAAGCACGGCACCTGCTCGGGTCTCGATCCCACCGCCTACTTCGCGGCCGCCCGGGCGGCGCGGCTCGCGGTGGCGATCCCCGACGGGCTCAAGGGCGGCTCCTCGCCGCAGACGCTCGCGCCGATCGAGATCGCCCGGCAGTTCGTGGCGGCCAATCGCGGCCTGCGCCCCGACATGATGGCGGTCACCTGCACCCGCGGGCAGCTGCAGGAGGTCCGGATCTGCTTCGGCAAGGACCTGCGCGGCTTCACCCCCTGCCCCGAGGTCGCCCGCGGCAATTGCCGGGCGCCCGAGGTCAGTCTCGACGCCGCCCGCTGA
- a CDS encoding 23S rRNA (adenine(2030)-N(6))-methyltransferase RlmJ, with the protein MNYRHAFHAGNHADVLKHLVLARVLDHLRLKDKPFRALDAFAGLGVYDLEADEAARTGEWRDGWGRMAAPFAPEVEALLAPYRAAVAAVRARHGATAYPGSPAVIREALRPGDKGVFVELHPADAATLQGRYARDPRTKVMNLDGWTAINAQIPPPERRGLVLIDPPYEVPGEIERLGTHLARAVAKWPTGLFLAWYPVKDAAALDRMVRDLGAALPRPALRLDLLIDRPDDPTRLTGSGLIVVNPPWRLAEEAMLFLPALAERLARQDFGGFRCDPIGPAA; encoded by the coding sequence ATGAACTATCGGCACGCCTTCCACGCCGGCAACCACGCCGACGTCCTCAAGCACCTCGTCCTGGCGCGGGTGCTCGACCACCTGCGCCTCAAGGACAAGCCGTTCCGGGCGCTGGACGCCTTCGCGGGGCTCGGCGTCTACGATCTCGAGGCCGACGAGGCGGCCCGCACCGGCGAGTGGCGGGACGGCTGGGGCCGGATGGCGGCGCCCTTCGCGCCGGAGGTGGAGGCGCTGCTAGCGCCCTATCGCGCCGCTGTGGCGGCGGTGCGGGCGCGCCACGGCGCCACCGCCTACCCGGGCTCGCCGGCCGTGATCCGCGAGGCGCTCCGCCCCGGCGACAAGGGCGTGTTCGTCGAGTTGCACCCGGCGGACGCCGCTACCCTGCAGGGCCGCTACGCCCGCGATCCCCGCACCAAGGTGATGAACCTCGACGGCTGGACCGCGATCAACGCGCAGATCCCGCCGCCGGAGCGGCGCGGACTCGTGCTGATCGACCCGCCCTACGAGGTGCCCGGCGAGATCGAGCGCCTCGGCACCCATCTGGCCCGCGCGGTGGCGAAGTGGCCGACCGGCCTGTTCCTGGCCTGGTACCCGGTCAAGGACGCCGCGGCCCTCGACCGGATGGTCCGCGACCTCGGCGCGGCCCTGCCCCGGCCGGCCCTGCGGCTCGACCTGCTGATCGACCGGCCGGACGATCCGACGCGACTCACCGGCAGCGGCCTGATCGTGGTCAACCCGCCCTGGCGCCTCGCCGAGGAAGCGATGCTGTTCCTGCCGGCGCTCGCCGAACGTCTGGCCCGGCAGGATTTCGGAGGATTTCGCTGCGACCCGATCGGGCCAGCGGCCTGA
- a CDS encoding porin produces the protein MLKRSTLAGLATVLLSSTSILAADLSAPAPVPVAPPAEPCKATLLGPAYGGVIKANPNPSCFSAGPLGDLYVGGAITGYGYTQSNPFASFSTPAAPNDRDRSARFDFSNVQGIIQKPEGAFQFYIQAGGYSIPQLGFPTLSTFTQTDLLFGPVPVAYGKIQINDEWSVQGGRMFTMIGTELLFTYQNLNINRGLLFVQENFINQGVQVNYSSGPLSVSVAGTDGFFSNEITWFTGNVAYKLDDYNTIGVNGGLNLGRTNALDRSPRYQFATPNLQQNSGIFNINYTYANGPWIISPYFQFTNVERDLRVGIANSASTYGGALLAAYSFTDNFALAGRVEYTEQTGVRGSGGTNLLGFGAGSNAFSVTVTPTFTFDRYFFRVEYAHVELGGITRGNIAEGTLGTGFGRTGNRTSQDRYMVETGITF, from the coding sequence ATGCTGAAGCGATCCACCCTGGCGGGCCTGGCCACCGTGCTGCTGTCCTCGACCAGCATCCTCGCGGCCGACCTGTCGGCCCCGGCGCCGGTTCCGGTCGCGCCGCCCGCCGAGCCCTGCAAGGCCACGCTCCTCGGCCCGGCCTACGGCGGCGTGATCAAGGCCAATCCGAACCCGAGCTGCTTCTCGGCCGGACCGCTCGGCGACCTCTACGTGGGCGGCGCCATCACCGGCTACGGCTACACCCAGTCGAACCCGTTCGCGTCGTTCTCGACCCCGGCGGCGCCCAATGACCGCGACCGCTCGGCCCGGTTCGACTTCTCGAACGTCCAGGGCATCATCCAGAAGCCCGAGGGCGCGTTCCAGTTCTACATCCAGGCCGGCGGCTACTCGATCCCGCAGCTCGGCTTCCCCACGCTCAGCACCTTCACCCAGACCGACCTGCTGTTCGGCCCGGTCCCGGTCGCCTACGGCAAGATCCAGATCAACGATGAATGGTCGGTCCAGGGTGGCCGGATGTTCACCATGATCGGCACCGAGCTGCTGTTCACCTATCAGAACCTGAACATCAACCGCGGCCTCCTGTTCGTGCAGGAGAACTTCATCAACCAGGGCGTGCAGGTCAACTACAGCAGCGGCCCGCTCTCGGTGTCGGTCGCCGGTACGGACGGGTTCTTCTCCAACGAGATCACGTGGTTCACCGGGAACGTCGCCTACAAGCTCGACGACTACAACACGATCGGCGTCAACGGCGGCCTGAACCTCGGCCGGACCAACGCCCTCGACCGCAGCCCGCGCTACCAGTTCGCGACGCCGAACCTCCAGCAGAACAGCGGCATCTTCAACATCAACTACACCTACGCGAACGGTCCGTGGATCATCTCGCCGTACTTCCAGTTCACCAACGTCGAGCGTGACCTGCGCGTCGGCATCGCCAACTCGGCCTCGACCTACGGCGGCGCGCTGCTGGCGGCCTACTCGTTCACCGACAACTTCGCCCTGGCCGGCCGCGTCGAGTACACCGAGCAGACGGGCGTCCGCGGGTCGGGCGGGACCAACCTGCTGGGCTTCGGCGCGGGCAGCAACGCCTTCTCGGTGACCGTCACCCCGACCTTCACCTTCGACCGCTACTTCTTCCGGGTGGAGTACGCCCACGTCGAGCTCGGCGGGATCACCCGCGGCAACATCGCGGAGGGCACGCTGGGCACCGGCTTCGGCCGCACCGGCAACCGCACCTCACAGGACCGCTACATGGTCGAGACCGGCATCACCTTCTGA
- a CDS encoding GNAT family N-acetyltransferase — MFTIRGARDTLVDLPTIETARLAIAALRPADAPAVRALTDDPAITAAVDFLPTPFTLQDAEDLIRSGARGRDCFLGAWTRDGAADSAGGALVGVFGTHLRGAGTIEIGYWVGGAARGRGFAYEAVSAILGLLGARFPARLVVAECRPANVASWGLLEKLGFRDTGEEGHRPGRRLLRRN, encoded by the coding sequence ATGTTTACCATCCGCGGCGCGCGCGACACCCTGGTCGACCTGCCGACGATCGAGACGGCGCGTCTCGCGATCGCCGCCCTCCGGCCCGCGGACGCGCCGGCCGTCCGCGCGCTCACCGACGATCCGGCGATCACCGCGGCGGTGGATTTCCTGCCGACGCCGTTCACCCTGCAGGATGCCGAGGACCTGATTCGCAGCGGCGCGCGGGGCCGGGACTGCTTTCTCGGCGCCTGGACGCGGGACGGCGCGGCCGATTCGGCCGGCGGCGCGCTCGTCGGCGTCTTCGGCACGCATCTGCGCGGCGCCGGCACGATCGAGATCGGGTACTGGGTCGGCGGTGCCGCCCGCGGGCGCGGATTCGCCTACGAGGCCGTCTCGGCGATCCTCGGGCTTCTCGGCGCGCGCTTCCCGGCGCGCCTCGTCGTGGCGGAGTGCCGTCCCGCGAACGTCGCCTCCTGGGGCCTGCTGGAGAAGCTCGGCTTCCGCGACACCGGCGAGGAGGGGCACCGGCCGGGTCGGCGCCTGCTCAGGCGGAACTGA